A single genomic interval of uncultured Sphaerochaeta sp. harbors:
- a CDS encoding ABC transporter ATP-binding protein, with the protein MELTQKKITNLRVEHITKRFPGVLASDDITLEISEGQILALVGENGAGKTTLMNILMGLYQPDEGRILINGEEVHFRSPNDAFAAGLGMVHQQYMLVANMTVLENIALGFKAAWSPHKLDLEMVRDRINEVAKKYGLVVDPDAYIWQLSVGEQQRVELVKTLCLGARFLILDEPTSALTPQETDELIALLKNMSSELSIIFISHKLQEVKDLSDKITILRHGAVVFEGNTHEHSPSDIAALMTGHEVDLPLNEEPACEGVPVLDIQHLNVKSDRGFLALQDLNLTICSGEIVGLAGVSGNGQRELAEAINGLRKVESGEIQFYGENIANKSPHHIIEAGMGYIPEERNTEGIVPSFSMKENLILKDSEHDEFSKYAFLKNKAIDKNAEDLRVKFDIRSPNISVAAGSLSGGNIQKVILAREISRKPKFLIAVYPIRGLDLGAAEFIHKQLLEIRREGVGILLISEELDEILDLSDRVAVIFKGQIQKVLDRKDANRRSLGILMAGVKDDQTV; encoded by the coding sequence ATGGAACTCACACAGAAGAAAATAACCAACCTACGGGTGGAACACATCACCAAGCGCTTCCCTGGAGTCTTGGCAAGTGATGACATCACCTTGGAGATATCCGAGGGTCAGATCCTGGCGCTGGTTGGAGAGAACGGAGCAGGCAAGACGACCTTGATGAACATCCTCATGGGTCTCTACCAGCCTGATGAAGGGCGCATACTCATAAACGGTGAGGAAGTGCATTTCCGCTCCCCGAATGATGCTTTTGCAGCAGGGCTTGGCATGGTACACCAACAGTATATGCTGGTTGCAAACATGACCGTCCTGGAGAACATTGCCCTTGGATTCAAGGCAGCATGGTCACCACACAAGTTGGACCTTGAGATGGTGCGTGACCGGATAAATGAAGTAGCGAAAAAATACGGGCTTGTAGTCGATCCCGATGCGTATATCTGGCAACTCTCTGTTGGTGAGCAACAACGGGTGGAACTGGTAAAGACACTCTGTCTGGGTGCACGGTTCCTGATCCTCGATGAGCCAACCAGTGCACTTACCCCACAGGAGACTGATGAATTGATCGCACTGCTCAAGAATATGAGCAGCGAACTTTCCATCATCTTTATCAGCCACAAGCTGCAGGAAGTAAAAGATCTATCTGACAAGATCACCATTCTTCGTCATGGTGCGGTTGTCTTCGAGGGAAATACCCATGAACACTCCCCTTCCGACATCGCCGCCTTGATGACCGGACATGAGGTTGACCTCCCTCTGAACGAAGAGCCTGCATGTGAGGGGGTTCCTGTTTTGGATATCCAGCACCTCAACGTGAAGAGCGATCGTGGGTTTCTTGCACTTCAGGACCTGAACCTAACGATCTGCTCTGGTGAGATCGTCGGTCTTGCCGGTGTATCAGGAAATGGGCAGAGGGAGTTGGCCGAAGCCATCAATGGACTGAGAAAAGTAGAAAGTGGGGAGATCCAGTTCTACGGCGAGAATATTGCAAACAAGAGCCCTCACCACATCATAGAAGCTGGCATGGGGTATATTCCTGAGGAACGTAATACCGAGGGCATTGTTCCTTCCTTCTCGATGAAGGAGAACCTTATCCTCAAGGATTCAGAGCATGATGAGTTCAGTAAATATGCATTCCTTAAGAATAAAGCCATAGACAAGAATGCCGAAGACCTGCGTGTTAAATTTGATATCCGCAGCCCCAACATCTCCGTTGCAGCTGGATCGCTCTCTGGAGGAAATATCCAGAAAGTCATCCTTGCCCGAGAGATCTCGAGGAAACCAAAATTCCTGATCGCCGTCTACCCCATCAGAGGGCTGGACCTTGGGGCAGCAGAGTTCATCCATAAGCAACTTCTGGAGATCAGGCGTGAAGGAGTCGGCATCCTCCTCATCAGTGAGGAGCTGGATGAGATCCTCGACCTTTCAGACCGTGTGGCGGTAATCTTCAAGGGCCAGATCCAGAAGGTGCTTGATAGGAAAGACGCCAATCGAAGGAGTCTCGGTATTTTGATGGCAGGAGTGAAAGATGACCAAACAGTTTAG
- a CDS encoding amidohydrolase family protein, whose protein sequence is MILKQTRFLGPDYSLHKKDIRIEEGTITDIEDSLHEKSEEEVIDCSAFLIYPALADCHVHTPDTLLRGLFSDMSLHNWCNETEQGRLQSDLFEYLDNSVGTPAFETLVLYAYLQYVKSGVGFIVETGQADESSGILEACAEKIGIKALVDWYDENPSHELTCTHIQRGTHLPEEEDLDGKGLQEAIQRVEKTAWPLMTHCLETRFRREEILRKFGMSTVELLEKKALLGKQTILFHCVETSERDRAMLASSKATIVHCPVSNLISGARTMNLVDLLERGAHITLGTDFLTHDIWEVMRTTYAELKQSNKSEHFGASHVWNMATNAAAPIASSSGYQGTIAVGAPADMLFVEDGLALSPLIKTQGFSNVAYNTLLHTRPSMIKHVMLGGRWIIQEGRCLTIDEEKLEMEYSAILRSVLAEKLVNRPDRNSH, encoded by the coding sequence ATGATACTCAAACAAACACGTTTTCTGGGACCAGATTACTCTCTGCACAAGAAAGACATAAGAATTGAAGAAGGCACAATCACCGATATTGAGGATTCCTTGCATGAAAAATCGGAAGAAGAAGTAATCGATTGTTCAGCCTTCCTGATTTACCCCGCCCTTGCTGATTGTCATGTGCATACACCAGACACGCTGCTCAGGGGACTGTTCAGCGATATGAGCCTCCATAATTGGTGTAACGAGACAGAACAAGGAAGACTGCAATCAGATCTGTTTGAGTATCTCGACAACAGTGTAGGAACACCCGCATTTGAAACGCTGGTTCTGTATGCCTATTTGCAATATGTGAAATCAGGTGTTGGCTTCATCGTAGAGACAGGACAGGCTGATGAGAGTAGTGGGATTCTGGAAGCATGTGCTGAGAAGATCGGTATCAAGGCCTTGGTTGATTGGTATGACGAGAATCCAAGCCATGAACTTACCTGCACGCACATACAGCGTGGTACCCATTTACCAGAAGAAGAGGACCTGGATGGGAAAGGTCTGCAGGAGGCAATCCAAAGAGTTGAGAAAACTGCTTGGCCACTCATGACCCATTGTCTGGAGACACGCTTCAGGAGGGAAGAAATACTCAGGAAATTTGGCATGTCCACTGTGGAATTGCTGGAGAAGAAAGCCCTACTCGGCAAGCAAACGATACTGTTCCATTGTGTGGAGACTTCTGAGAGGGACCGCGCAATGCTTGCTTCAAGCAAAGCAACAATCGTGCACTGCCCGGTTTCCAACCTTATCTCTGGTGCACGCACCATGAACCTTGTTGACCTTTTGGAGAGAGGTGCTCACATCACACTGGGAACCGATTTCCTCACCCATGACATCTGGGAAGTCATGCGTACCACCTATGCTGAGCTGAAACAGAGCAACAAGAGCGAACACTTCGGGGCATCCCATGTCTGGAATATGGCAACCAACGCAGCAGCCCCGATAGCTTCTTCTTCAGGATACCAGGGGACGATTGCTGTTGGAGCTCCGGCCGACATGCTCTTCGTGGAGGACGGGCTTGCACTCTCCCCGCTTATAAAAACGCAGGGATTTTCCAATGTCGCCTACAATACCTTGCTTCATACCCGACCCTCCATGATCAAACACGTTATGCTCGGTGGACGGTGGATAATACAGGAAGGACGATGCCTTACGATCGATGAGGAAAAACTGGAGATGGAATATTCGGCGATTTTACGAAGTGTGCTCGCCGAGAAGCTGGTCAATCGCCCTGATCGCAACTCGCATTGA
- a CDS encoding dCMP deaminase family protein: MPKRKDYLSWDEYFMGVAVLSSLRSKDPSTQVGACIVNTDHKIVGVGYNGFPIGVDDDDIPWEREGEWLETKYPYVCHAELNAILNAISSNLKGCTLYVGLFPCNECAKAIIQSGIKEVVFLSDKYSEADNTKASKLMFDKTGVAYRQLVPQHGSILLKLS, translated from the coding sequence ATGCCCAAGCGTAAAGACTATCTCAGTTGGGACGAATATTTCATGGGAGTGGCAGTCCTTTCGTCACTCAGAAGCAAAGACCCGAGCACCCAGGTGGGAGCATGTATCGTGAACACCGACCATAAGATCGTTGGCGTGGGATACAATGGTTTCCCGATCGGGGTGGATGATGATGACATCCCCTGGGAAAGAGAAGGAGAGTGGCTCGAGACAAAGTATCCCTATGTCTGTCATGCTGAGCTGAACGCCATCCTCAACGCAATCAGCAGCAACCTCAAGGGGTGTACGCTGTACGTTGGCCTGTTTCCTTGCAATGAGTGTGCGAAGGCAATCATCCAGTCAGGAATCAAGGAAGTGGTATTCCTTTCCGACAAATACAGTGAAGCAGACAACACAAAGGCATCCAAGCTGATGTTTGACAAGACCGGTGTTGCCTACCGGCAACTGGTTCCCCAGCATGGTTCGATTCTGCTCAAATTATCATGA
- a CDS encoding ABC transporter permease gives MNFIVNILSLGIPFSVALLIASLGEMFNQRAGVFNLGCEGIMAMGAFLGMLVPYSIGQGGPTSGMYNVLGLALAMVVGALFGIFFAFVVVTFRAPQGIAGIGLQMFGVGTAGTLFRHFIGGTQSVPGIGNLPIPGLSKIPFIGPIFFSHNVLVYLAFLFVPLAWYILFKTPWGLRVRAVGTNPRAADSIGIQVNRVRYQALAVGGALAGLAGAYLSLAQVKMFSDEIIAGRGFIAVALVYFGHWHPVKIMGGALLFSLAQALQLAIQGQGINFPYEFAVMLPYVMVIIVLAFSRESQLLGPTSLGKPFNREKRI, from the coding sequence ATGAACTTTATCGTAAACATCCTGAGTCTGGGCATCCCCTTCTCCGTCGCCCTTCTTATCGCCAGCCTTGGAGAGATGTTCAACCAGAGAGCAGGTGTCTTCAACCTTGGCTGTGAAGGAATTATGGCAATGGGAGCATTCCTTGGAATGCTTGTACCCTACAGCATTGGACAGGGTGGCCCGACCTCTGGCATGTATAATGTCCTGGGGTTGGCTCTTGCAATGGTTGTGGGAGCGTTGTTTGGTATCTTCTTCGCCTTCGTTGTAGTCACATTCCGTGCCCCACAAGGTATTGCCGGTATTGGATTGCAGATGTTTGGTGTTGGAACCGCCGGCACACTGTTCCGCCACTTCATCGGCGGTACCCAGTCAGTACCTGGTATCGGAAACCTTCCCATTCCAGGACTCTCCAAGATCCCCTTTATCGGTCCAATTTTCTTCAGCCACAATGTCTTGGTGTACCTCGCTTTCCTCTTCGTTCCTCTTGCATGGTACATCCTGTTCAAGACACCGTGGGGACTTAGGGTACGTGCGGTTGGCACAAACCCACGTGCCGCTGACTCAATCGGTATCCAGGTCAACAGGGTTCGCTATCAAGCACTTGCTGTGGGAGGTGCATTGGCTGGCTTGGCGGGTGCATACCTCTCTCTAGCCCAGGTGAAAATGTTCAGTGATGAGATCATCGCAGGACGAGGGTTCATCGCAGTTGCCTTGGTTTACTTCGGACACTGGCATCCAGTGAAGATCATGGGTGGAGCACTGCTGTTCAGCTTGGCACAAGCCTTGCAGCTGGCCATCCAGGGCCAAGGCATCAACTTCCCCTACGAGTTTGCGGTCATGTTGCCCTATGTGATGGTCATCATCGTCCTCGCATTCAGCAGGGAGAGCCAGTTGCTTGGGCCAACATCCCTTGGAAAACCGTTCAACCGAGAGAAGCGTATTTAG
- a CDS encoding ABC transporter permease, which yields MTKQFRILYKVTIIILAILAAMLIGSVILLTIGADVFKTYMVILFEPLKTTLQFTEVLIRAIPLTIIALGISVAYRSGIINIGGEGQMAMGILGTTAVALAFPELPKPILLPMAVLAGAMAGGVWGFIPGILKAKLQVSELLSTVMLNYIAAQFYTFMLRGPFLDPAELTMGSGTPQSMRLSRGIWLDRFLKGTRLHTGIFFALLLALLIFFLLWKTNYGYKMRAAGASARAAKYGGISVTWYLVIAMVISGAFAGMAGAIEIAGVHRRAIEGITGGYGFSGIVVALFGGLHPAGIIPASFFFGLLIVGADMTQRMVGVPANMVNVLQGVIILVIVATKMILADPYLMERIWRKYQGIGKKQVEVEA from the coding sequence ATGACCAAACAGTTTAGGATACTCTACAAGGTTACCATCATCATTCTGGCCATTCTGGCTGCAATGTTGATCGGTTCGGTAATTCTATTGACCATCGGGGCTGATGTCTTCAAGACCTATATGGTTATTCTCTTTGAACCATTGAAGACAACCCTCCAGTTCACCGAGGTTCTGATCAGGGCGATACCGCTCACGATCATAGCCCTCGGCATTTCAGTTGCCTATAGAAGCGGCATCATCAACATCGGTGGAGAGGGACAGATGGCTATGGGAATACTCGGTACCACCGCGGTGGCACTTGCATTCCCTGAACTCCCCAAACCCATCCTTCTCCCCATGGCGGTTTTGGCTGGAGCAATGGCAGGAGGGGTCTGGGGATTCATCCCCGGTATCCTGAAGGCAAAGCTACAGGTCAGTGAATTGCTTTCTACGGTAATGCTCAACTATATTGCCGCCCAGTTCTACACCTTTATGCTTCGTGGACCTTTCCTTGATCCAGCAGAGCTCACAATGGGGAGCGGAACTCCCCAGTCCATGAGACTGTCTAGGGGGATCTGGCTTGATCGATTCCTCAAGGGAACTCGATTGCATACCGGCATCTTCTTTGCGTTGTTGCTTGCATTGCTCATCTTCTTCCTCCTCTGGAAAACCAACTATGGGTATAAGATGAGGGCAGCTGGGGCAAGTGCCCGTGCAGCCAAGTATGGCGGTATCAGTGTTACCTGGTATCTGGTAATTGCCATGGTCATCAGTGGTGCGTTTGCCGGTATGGCAGGAGCCATTGAGATTGCAGGCGTACACCGCCGAGCAATTGAAGGCATTACCGGAGGATACGGATTCAGTGGAATCGTTGTCGCCCTCTTTGGGGGATTGCATCCGGCAGGCATCATACCGGCATCATTCTTCTTTGGACTTCTGATCGTCGGGGCTGACATGACCCAACGTATGGTTGGAGTCCCTGCAAATATGGTCAATGTACTGCAGGGTGTCATCATCCTGGTCATCGTTGCTACCAAGATGATCCTCGCCGACCCCTACCTGATGGAACGGATCTGGCGTAAGTACCAAGGAATAGGCAAGAAACAAGTGGAGGTGGAAGCATGA
- a CDS encoding AraC family transcriptional regulator: protein MERIHLFPYSILRLEVRAMQWIERLNEALNYVEENLDGEISYEKAARLADCSTYHFQRMFTYIAGVPLGEYIRRRKLTKAALALQRGEKVLDVSLNYGYDSPTSFTRAFQALHGVNPSEAKKEGASLKAFPRISFSLTIKGDQEMEYRIERKDAFRVTGVSLKLVKDMEENMKTIPQFWGEKTMDGTIPKLCSLLKPGHGLFGLCTNTDEKDYWLYTIGIELDEGATLEGMETQEVDAALWAIFPGRGKMPNVIQDVERRIMTDWLPTSGYELAKGVDVELYLSEDPSDQAFEVWMPIRKQG from the coding sequence ATGGAGAGGATACATCTGTTTCCCTATTCCATACTAAGACTCGAGGTCAGAGCAATGCAATGGATTGAGCGATTGAATGAAGCACTTAACTATGTAGAGGAAAACCTGGATGGTGAAATTTCCTATGAGAAAGCGGCACGGTTGGCAGACTGTTCAACCTATCACTTCCAGAGGATGTTCACCTATATAGCAGGAGTTCCCCTTGGAGAGTACATCCGTAGAAGGAAACTGACCAAGGCAGCCCTAGCACTGCAGAGAGGGGAAAAAGTCTTGGATGTCTCACTCAACTATGGATATGACTCCCCTACATCCTTCACCCGGGCGTTTCAGGCACTCCATGGAGTGAATCCATCTGAAGCGAAGAAGGAAGGTGCTTCCTTAAAAGCTTTTCCAAGAATCAGCTTCAGCCTGACCATCAAAGGAGACCAGGAAATGGAGTATCGAATTGAACGGAAGGACGCATTTCGCGTAACGGGGGTTTCTCTCAAGCTTGTCAAAGACATGGAAGAGAACATGAAAACAATACCGCAGTTCTGGGGCGAGAAGACCATGGATGGAACCATCCCCAAACTATGTTCACTCTTGAAGCCAGGGCACGGACTCTTCGGTCTCTGCACCAACACCGATGAGAAGGACTATTGGCTCTATACCATAGGAATTGAACTGGATGAAGGTGCTACCCTTGAAGGGATGGAAACCCAGGAAGTGGATGCTGCCCTTTGGGCGATATTCCCTGGTAGGGGGAAAATGCCTAATGTTATCCAAGATGTAGAACGACGTATCATGACCGATTGGCTGCCAACCAGTGGATACGAATTGGCAAAAGGGGTTGATGTTGAGTTGTACCTCTCAGAAGACCCTTCTGACCAAGCGTTCGAGGTCTGGATGCCGATTAGGAAACAAGGCTGA
- the xdh gene encoding selenium-dependent xanthine dehydrogenase: protein MESTAMYAFSVNGNQITYNGEDKKLLRFLREDLNLTGTKDGCSEGICGTCTVLVDGKKMKACTIPLSRLEGRAVTTIEGLSTRESEVYGYCFAEAGAVQCGYCTPGMIISAKSLLDTNLSPTREEVTKAIRGNICRCTGYKKIEEAILMCAEFFRENRSVPTTEEEPKLDKRYRRVDAEPKALGKGLYADDIRIPGMLHAKAVRSAFPRAKVLSIDDTKAKSHPDFVRIITSEEVPHNIIGHIKQDWPVLIPIGEITRYTGDAICLVVGKSPETLEEIANLVEVSYEVLPPVLDIYKALEEESPKVHEDGNLLSLEHIQRGDVEKAFKESTHVITRTYKTPYTEHAFMEPECAVGLPEGEGGVLVHTSGQSIYDEQHEICTMLQLPAEKVHCHSMLVGGGFGGKEDMSVQHHAALAAWILKAPVKVKLTRQESLQVHPKRHPMDIEITTSCDDEGHLTGVKAIILANTGAYASLGGPVLQRACTHASGPYNFQNFEVIGKAIYTNMVPSGAFRGFGVTQSCFAVESNINLLADELGMDYYEIRRINALKPGNIMPNGQIAGEDTGVLECLEAVKDAYYSSPRAGIALAFKNSGLGVGFPDTGRCILSVEQGKVHIRTSAACMGQGVATVCTQMLGETCSLKANQIVVEDPDTVRTPDSGTSTASRQSVFTGEAVRRAALKLKDDLQISSLKELEGKEYFGEYTSITDPITSKKKNPVSHVAYSYSAQVVILDEEGKLEKVVAACDVGQIVNHQALTGQIEGGVTMGLGYGLTEDFPIEEGYLKVRYGTLGLLRSTDVPPLEVKLVEGPGKHPVAYGVKGVGELTTIPTAPACQNAYYRYDKKFRTSLPLEDTPYRKKKH, encoded by the coding sequence ATGGAGAGCACAGCTATGTATGCATTCAGCGTAAATGGAAATCAGATCACCTATAACGGAGAGGACAAGAAACTCCTCAGGTTCCTCCGTGAAGACTTGAATTTGACCGGCACCAAGGACGGCTGCAGTGAGGGTATTTGTGGTACCTGTACTGTCTTGGTGGACGGAAAGAAAATGAAGGCCTGTACGATTCCTCTCTCAAGGCTTGAAGGGAGAGCGGTTACCACCATTGAGGGTCTCTCTACGCGGGAATCAGAAGTCTATGGCTACTGCTTTGCCGAAGCAGGAGCTGTGCAGTGCGGGTACTGCACGCCCGGTATGATCATCAGCGCAAAAAGCCTGCTCGATACAAATCTTTCCCCTACCCGTGAAGAAGTGACAAAAGCGATCAGGGGGAATATTTGCCGCTGCACTGGATATAAGAAGATAGAGGAAGCAATCCTGATGTGCGCGGAGTTCTTCCGCGAAAACCGTTCAGTCCCTACAACCGAGGAAGAGCCAAAGCTCGACAAACGGTACCGCCGTGTGGATGCTGAGCCCAAGGCACTGGGAAAAGGGCTGTATGCCGATGACATCAGGATACCCGGCATGCTGCATGCAAAGGCTGTCCGCTCTGCATTTCCTCGTGCAAAGGTTCTTTCCATTGACGATACAAAAGCAAAGTCACATCCTGATTTTGTACGTATCATCACCAGTGAGGAGGTCCCTCACAACATCATCGGCCATATCAAACAGGACTGGCCGGTACTCATTCCTATTGGCGAGATTACCCGGTACACAGGGGATGCCATCTGCCTTGTCGTAGGAAAGAGCCCTGAAACGTTGGAAGAAATTGCTAACCTGGTGGAGGTTTCCTATGAAGTGCTCCCCCCTGTACTCGATATTTATAAGGCACTCGAGGAAGAATCACCAAAGGTGCATGAGGATGGAAACCTACTCTCACTGGAACATATTCAACGAGGGGATGTGGAGAAGGCCTTCAAAGAGAGTACACACGTCATTACCAGAACCTACAAGACCCCTTACACTGAACATGCATTCATGGAACCAGAGTGTGCAGTAGGATTACCTGAAGGTGAAGGTGGGGTTCTTGTTCATACTTCCGGACAATCCATCTATGATGAACAGCATGAGATCTGTACGATGCTTCAGCTGCCAGCGGAGAAAGTACATTGTCACAGCATGCTCGTCGGTGGAGGATTCGGCGGCAAGGAGGATATGAGTGTCCAGCACCATGCAGCGCTTGCTGCTTGGATACTCAAAGCACCAGTAAAGGTGAAACTGACCCGTCAGGAGAGCCTACAGGTCCATCCAAAGCGTCATCCTATGGATATTGAGATTACCACAAGTTGTGATGATGAAGGCCACCTTACCGGTGTTAAGGCGATTATTTTGGCCAATACAGGAGCCTACGCCTCCCTTGGAGGTCCAGTGCTCCAAAGAGCATGTACCCATGCCTCAGGTCCATACAACTTCCAGAACTTCGAGGTCATCGGCAAGGCAATCTATACGAATATGGTCCCCTCCGGTGCCTTCAGGGGCTTTGGTGTTACCCAGAGCTGTTTTGCTGTGGAGTCAAACATCAACCTCCTTGCTGATGAATTGGGCATGGATTATTACGAGATTCGGAGAATCAATGCACTTAAGCCAGGGAATATTATGCCGAATGGGCAGATTGCTGGAGAGGACACCGGTGTCCTTGAATGCTTGGAGGCTGTAAAGGATGCCTATTACTCCTCCCCCAGGGCAGGCATTGCCCTTGCATTCAAGAACAGTGGACTTGGTGTCGGCTTCCCTGATACTGGCCGCTGCATTCTCTCGGTTGAGCAAGGAAAGGTACATATCAGGACCAGTGCAGCATGTATGGGACAGGGAGTTGCCACGGTCTGTACCCAGATGCTTGGAGAGACCTGTTCACTGAAGGCGAACCAGATTGTGGTTGAGGATCCCGATACCGTCAGGACCCCTGACTCGGGCACCAGCACAGCAAGTCGCCAATCAGTGTTTACGGGTGAAGCAGTGAGAAGAGCAGCCTTAAAGCTGAAGGACGATCTACAGATATCCTCCCTCAAGGAGCTGGAAGGCAAGGAGTACTTCGGAGAGTACACGTCCATCACCGACCCAATTACCAGCAAAAAGAAGAATCCTGTAAGCCATGTGGCATACAGCTATTCAGCTCAGGTTGTTATCCTTGATGAGGAAGGCAAACTGGAGAAGGTAGTTGCAGCTTGTGATGTAGGGCAAATTGTCAATCATCAAGCGCTCACCGGCCAGATAGAAGGTGGGGTGACCATGGGTCTCGGTTATGGATTGACCGAGGATTTCCCGATTGAGGAAGGATACCTGAAGGTACGCTATGGTACCTTGGGACTGCTTCGCAGCACCGATGTACCTCCCTTGGAAGTAAAGTTGGTGGAAGGACCTGGAAAGCATCCTGTGGCCTATGGAGTAAAGGGGGTTGGTGAACTAACCACCATTCCCACTGCTCCTGCATGCCAGAATGCATATTATCGGTATGACAAGAAGTTTCGAACCTCCTTGCCACTGGAAGATACGCCCTACCGCAAGAAGAAACACTAA
- a CDS encoding PfkB family carbohydrate kinase, producing the protein MKILSVCLNPTFQITMRFPSFSIGEVNRAQEHYLDASGKGMNAARIVSQLGHESLLLTHLGGSRTEEMIGLCRKDGVTPLWADSKSAIRTCVTVLTSEGTTELVQEPFPVDPACEEPIRNLFTQNIKDCDGLIILGTRAPGYSDNLYADFVKKAKTLGKFVLLDLKGEDLKRCLPHHPDVVKINLSEAGHTFLGIKLAEHQDTDDLKETVRNMLGPLYEQYGSIFVLSRGSSELWVQNSRFFTVPVEKTEIVNTIGCGDSLSAALTVQLLKGEKLQQAVINATKVATMSAKSIHPASIV; encoded by the coding sequence ATGAAGATTCTTTCTGTCTGCCTGAACCCAACTTTCCAGATTACGATGCGCTTCCCCTCCTTCTCTATCGGGGAGGTGAATCGTGCCCAGGAACACTACCTGGATGCATCAGGGAAGGGAATGAACGCAGCAAGGATTGTCAGCCAACTTGGGCATGAAAGTCTCCTGCTCACCCACTTGGGAGGTAGTCGTACAGAAGAGATGATTGGCCTTTGCAGAAAAGATGGGGTCACCCCACTCTGGGCGGATAGTAAAAGTGCCATCAGGACCTGTGTAACCGTCCTTACAAGCGAGGGGACGACTGAGCTGGTCCAGGAACCCTTTCCTGTGGACCCTGCCTGCGAGGAGCCCATCAGAAACCTCTTCACTCAGAACATCAAGGATTGTGACGGCCTGATCATTCTAGGTACCCGCGCTCCTGGGTACTCAGACAATCTCTATGCAGACTTTGTCAAGAAAGCGAAAACATTGGGGAAGTTTGTCTTGCTCGACTTGAAGGGTGAAGACCTGAAGCGCTGTCTCCCCCACCATCCTGATGTAGTGAAGATCAACCTCAGTGAAGCAGGCCATACCTTCCTTGGGATCAAGCTTGCAGAACACCAGGATACCGATGATCTTAAGGAGACTGTGAGGAATATGCTTGGGCCGTTGTATGAACAGTATGGGAGTATATTCGTACTCTCTCGGGGATCATCTGAACTCTGGGTACAGAATTCTCGTTTCTTTACAGTTCCAGTTGAGAAGACAGAGATAGTGAATACCATCGGGTGCGGAGATTCCTTGAGTGCAGCCCTGACAGTACAGTTGCTAAAGGGTGAAAAACTGCAACAAGCAGTAATCAATGCAACAAAAGTTGCAACAATGAGTGCAAAATCTATACATCCTGCAAGTATTGTCTAA
- a CDS encoding BMP family protein, with protein sequence MKKFLTILFCLALVSGSLFAAGSSEAPAEEADSDVVKIALIIENTIDDKGWCQAMHDGIIAAQKSLPGRIEYSYTEKMKPVDAGSAARQYVAQGFDIVIAHGAQYKNLIMEMAEEYPDVSFAFGTSAEVGPDNVFTYMPESEETGYLSGIIAGMTTKANIIGLVGPVDAGDAARYNRGFVLGVQAVNPKAKIMVAHSGSFSDFVKAGEVAQSQIRSGADVLTGSSQQALGALRAVADYPNEEIWWVGQDIAQIHITEGYKVIAASSYNYASVIEGLVAKLDAGVLGGEVIPLNFKNGGFVFEFNPELENMYAGEIEEKVNAAIDSFNAASGTINYTSVDYSKL encoded by the coding sequence ATGAAAAAATTTCTGACAATTCTGTTTTGTCTTGCGCTCGTCAGTGGCTCGCTTTTTGCTGCAGGAAGCAGTGAAGCTCCAGCTGAAGAGGCTGATTCCGATGTGGTCAAGATTGCCTTGATCATCGAGAATACCATTGACGACAAGGGCTGGTGTCAGGCAATGCACGATGGTATCATCGCTGCGCAGAAAAGCCTGCCTGGTCGTATCGAGTACAGCTACACAGAGAAGATGAAGCCAGTTGATGCCGGTTCTGCTGCACGCCAGTATGTTGCCCAGGGTTTTGATATCGTCATCGCCCATGGAGCACAGTACAAGAACCTTATCATGGAAATGGCTGAAGAGTATCCTGATGTTTCCTTCGCCTTTGGAACCAGCGCCGAGGTTGGTCCGGACAATGTATTCACCTACATGCCAGAAAGTGAAGAGACCGGCTACCTTTCCGGTATCATCGCTGGAATGACCACAAAGGCCAATATCATCGGCCTTGTCGGTCCTGTTGATGCAGGGGACGCAGCTCGCTACAACCGTGGTTTCGTCCTCGGTGTCCAGGCTGTCAATCCAAAAGCCAAGATCATGGTTGCACACAGTGGATCCTTCAGTGATTTCGTAAAAGCTGGAGAGGTTGCACAGTCCCAGATCAGAAGCGGTGCAGATGTATTGACAGGAAGCAGCCAGCAGGCTCTCGGTGCTCTTCGTGCCGTAGCTGACTACCCCAATGAAGAGATTTGGTGGGTAGGACAGGATATTGCCCAGATCCACATCACCGAAGGCTACAAGGTTATTGCAGCTTCTTCCTACAACTATGCATCCGTCATCGAAGGCCTCGTTGCCAAACTTGATGCCGGCGTCTTGGGCGGAGAGGTCATTCCTTTGAACTTCAAGAACGGTGGATTCGTATTTGAGTTCAACCCTGAACTTGAAAACATGTATGCAGGAGAGATTGAAGAGAAGGTCAATGCTGCCATCGATTCCTTCAATGCTGCAAGTGGGACCATCAACTACACCAGTGTTGATTACTCCAAACTGTAA